The genomic segment CAAGATGGAGCGGTGCGGTAATTAGACCTACGATCGTCACCAGAATCTTCATCAAGAGTCGTTACAATAATTAGGAAgataataaaaatttgaaaatttgttgacGATTTTGATGGtcgatattttttgttttagatTTGATAGTTCCTGCAAATTCTTCGATTTGCCATCTCTGGTAAACTGATAGCTGTTCTTTACCAGTTACAAATGTATTGTCATCGTTGGATTGTTGAATATTGtaactcaaacactgatcatgcaataaaatagggaaaaaagttaataacATGTTCATTTTCTCAGACAGATATCTGTAAAATCATGgatataaacataaacacacCATGAATACGGCTGTATCATTCATTTAGTGTCAATATCCCTCGATCCTTTTTTAGTTTCTCCTCCAAAGAAATGTGTCTCCAACTGTTGGCCATGGGATGCTTCTTTACTTTCATCTGCAACTTTCCACTCTCACAGTATGAACCAGCTGTTGCAATCTATGACCCCATCATGTTAACATTTCCTTCCATACATAATTTAAACGTAATTTGCAAATAGCATCTGCAGCTTTTTTCTGCAAAAGCTGAATAAACGAAATACCATTACTATTTACAAACAAGGCGACTTTCCCTCCATAACCCTCCAGGTCCAATCATGGTACGACCAAGTGAATTTGTCAAGTATCTGATATATACTCATACAACTATTTCTAGTATGGAACTACACTTGAGACCGATGTTTGTCTTGTGCAATGTGTGTAACATAGGGTATAATTTCATCGGAAAATTTGAACGTCTACATGAGGACGCCCTCAGCGTTCTCACGCTAATTCACGCCAGTGGAGACGTCACCTTCCCGGATTATGATACTCACGTGACTAACAGTTCTCACCAAGACGTGTTTTCTAAATACTATTCGGAAGTTCGCAAAGAAGACCTTGTGCGTTTGTATAATAAGtacgaaattgatttcaaaGTATTTGGTTATGATATCCCAACAATTATAACTGATGGTCCGAGTTTTCTCAAAAGGAAATAGTTGTACCCTTGTAATCTACTTACTATAAGTGACAGACGTTGAGAGGTGGTCAGCTTgcgatgaaaatttgaaaacaacaaataaagATTGATATATTAAAAAACGTGACACTTAAGTCATTGTAATAATTTGAAGCAAGAATCTAAAATTTTACGTATAAATCGATCTTCTCAAATGTCATCGACTATCATTGGATCTACCAAGAgcaaccatagaccctggagcgctccagggtctatggggCAACTTGGTATACTCCTATTTACACGTGGCAGATCTGATCGGTCTGCCTATAATGAAAGGGAAAGGGTGTTGGTAGGGTCAAATGTGTATCTTTCTTGGCAGGGTTTGTAGTATAGGGACAagaagactgaaagatccgtcgctcgaagGCCTAGGCGCTCACTACACCCCCTCTCCTCTCAAGCGTAAGAGGGGGCGTAGTGAGTGCcttcgagcgacggatctttcagtctaaggGATGTGGTGAAAGAAAAAGATCAGAGGCTCCCTGTGCCATGAGATACACTACATTTTTTCTTCCTGTCAGTCTGCCAAGCAATGTGTACCCAATGGATGAGAGAAGCAGTGTCTTCTTTCATACAGAATGGTTCCAACATTGGCTTTCTTGACTTCTGAGGAACTAGAAACAAACATACAAGCAAATTTTGGCAGATACTGAAGGATTTGAAGCGTTTCTGGAAGATGTAAAAACCTTTCCGCCAAGATCCTATGTCGACGTCGTTTAGAAATGCAAACGCACAGAGTTTATTCGTTCATAACATTCTCAAACCAAATGATATGTCATGTTTCTATGGTGATGTTGACAAAGGTATAGACAGTGTTGAAAGTTCTCTGAAATGTTGATTAGCAAATCATATACAGGACGCTCATACTGAAAAACACCATCAAAAGTTCTGTCGAGCTAAACACactgtttcaaaattattttcagtTCCTCTATTATAAAGTTTCTCTATTGTATATCGGCAAAACATCACACTATGACAGGAAGGCTGTTCCGCTTGTCGGAAATCAATGTAATTGGCGTTTCTCAGAAAAAACTCAAATTTCTTTCCTATTCGGAAATATATCGTGGATCTTATCTTAATTGTAGAAACATACATCCAAGTAAAGATTGTGTAAAAGTAGGAGTAAGCCTTAGAGTTTCGTGACCTTACGATTGTAGCGACTGAGGAAAAAATCACCGAACTCTCTAATTTCGGCCAGTATTCAAATTTCCTTTGACACACGGTCCTCAGCGAAATGAATCTGTGAACATAAATTTGTCGACAAGTATCACCTCATGGAAAGATTCTGCAAAATAAATCAACgcaatctgtaaatgtaaatgATTTAGCAAAATTCAAAGAGGTGgatttcaagataaaatgaATGACTAAATTAAGATTATATCATTAACATGGCATAGAAGACGATAAGGATGAAGTGATGACGTGGTTGGTCTGCACTGGTTATTGGTTGAAGCTGTGTTACCTTTGACACAAGTGATCTTTGATGCTATACAACTTTCATGGTGGGTCCGCCAGTATTGCATGAACCGAAGTTGTGCTTAATGTAGTGCACAGGCTGTGCAAATGTCTAACAGCCTCGTGAAGTTGTTCCAGGCGTATTTCAGTGTGCTGAAAATGGTAACACTGCAATCACGTCATCAACTCGTCATACACATGCGTCATGTCTAATACATACATGAAAGAATTTGCTCTGGTACATGTCTTTGTAACATGAGAGAATTCTAGATGACGTTGCAGCGTGACCACTCGAGAATGTGTCATCTATGTCATCGTCATTGTCTCAAAGATTACTTGCACAGTGCATTTACTTAAAAGTAAGCCGAATGAATGAAAGTGACTCAAAATCTCTTATTTTAGAGAATGGCATCATTTCACAATGCTGATCATTAGTCCAAATATTGTCGTATGGAAACATTGTTATGGAACGTGACTTCTTCTGCCTTGTATTCGTTTTACTTTTAGCTATCTTTAGACAGATGTCCAGCAGATTGAACTTCGTAATAGGAGGAATAGCCATAAGGCGCACTTGACTTTGGTTTTTTTGGCCATGTGCCATCAGCGTTCTTTTCTTCTAAAACGAGAACTTGACCTTGATATAGGTTGGCGTCCTGAACAGTGTTATCCTTTTTACCCAGGAGTTCGTAGGTATTGCTCATGTATTTATTCCACATTCTTGTTTCTTTGTCTTCTGatactttaaatattttacGCATTTTATCTTCGATTTCACTGATTGTGCTTATCTTACTGAATTTCCTCATCACAGATACGTCAAGTATTGGGTGCTTGCAAAGTGTGAATTCCATAAGATATACTTCAACTTTACAGTGTCCTTTAAACATCCCATTCGATAACTTTCCTTGCTATTGGTCGTTGTCCAGACACTTTACCATACCACGAAGAAAGCTTTTTCCATCCCACTTCCGGTACAAGGATGTAGTCTAATTCATCTATGAGATGTTCTTTCAAATCGCGACTGTTCTCCTTGAACAGTCCAGAATTATCGATGGGACCCGGATGACTGCTCTGTTCACCCATCCCATACATGTCCCAAATGTCATAGCCAACATACTTCTTCCACTGTTTAAACCATCGGCTATCAACTAGATACCAAGTGTCTCCTCTCTTCAAAGGAGTCTTCAGAAGTTCGCATATTGTCTCTTTCTGTGTTTGGATGTCGACATACGCTTGTTGACTCTGATCTGGGCTGTCAATGGAATCATCATCTTCGCCAGTGGTGTCATCGGTTTCACTGGTATGACAGTCGTCGATGTTGCCACGGGAATTACTTGCACCATGGCTCTCGTATTGGAGTTTATTATCAGCAATTGCTGAGCCTACATCCGACTGTGTCCGAAGTTGCAGACTACTACTTTTGAAACCCCCAATGGATAGATGCTTGACTTCTACTTTTTCCAAAGCCTTTTCGAAACTTTCATCTTTTTGGAACTTCGGAAATTCGATATTTGATAGGGTGTCTATATTTGAGTATTTCACCTTTGCGACTTCTGATACCACTGATGCCTGTCTTGCTATGATGATTGTTGGTGATTGTTGCATAATGTCTTCCAAGCTAGACATTACAGAAGAGAGCTGATTAATATCCCTCTCAGTGCATTCAAGCTGACTTGACATATTTGGAATGATTTGTGCATACTGTGTCTGCAAGTACTCTAATTTGTTGGTTTTATCTGTGTTTATCTGGCGTTTGATAGCTTCAAACTTTTCTGTTACTTTTTGAAGAAGAATTTTTGAACAATCTTCAATTTTCTTGGTTTCGTTGTTAAGAGTTTCTTGTAACATTTCCGTTTTACACTTGATGTTGTTTCTGCTCTCAACAGCCTGTTCATGTTTCTTCTTCAAATCTGTGAGACAACTCTGTATTCTCGATTTTGCATCTTGCAAAGCGACTTCAAGACCAACATGGCTGTGTTGCGCATGATCAAACACTGAACACTCCAGACAAACGATGACCTGGCAGTCAGAGCAATATATCTTCTGCCCATCTGTGTGAACTGTACATTGTGCTGCGAGTTTATCTGGTTCTTGACCTTTGGATTTCGCTGATTCATACTCTGATATAGTCATCTGTTTATGTCCCTTTGTCGCTTTCATTTTAGCGTGAAATTTTCCACAGCCATCACAAAAATTAGCACCGCAAATGATACACCTTATTGCTGCTATCTTTTCGTCACACCCATCGCAAACTAACCCGCCATCTTCACCCGTTGTACTTCTTTCCTCCATAAATGTCACAAAAGCATTCACCGAAAGACACTTCGGAAGGCCCAGCACGCCCCCACCCGGAAGTCGACACTCGAAGCGACAGGCCGGAcatttcagtgttttttcaCCCTTACTGAGTTGAATGAGACATTGTCTGCAGTAATAATGCTGACATAGGAGTACCCTGGCATCTTTGAAACGTCCAAGACAAATCTGGCATGTTAGATGTTCTTCTTCAAGATCGTAGAATACATTTGATTCCGTTCCAATGCCAGCCATTGCCTCTTCTTTACTGCACACAACTCTGACAACTGTACAATATATTTACCTCAGTCAATCTGTCAAATACGTAAAGCAATAAAAGTTGAGTTGGGCGAGCATCATATAATAATTGAAACCGATCAGTAATTATCAAAAAGTCAATAGCGGCAAAAAGGTGAGATAAAATACAAAACGTGAACTTGCCTGTCGTGAAAGCTGCTGCCAACCGAAGTAGTAGCTTCTTGCCTGTTTTAGTGATTGCAAGGATTGGGAATTCCCCGAAACAGATATCCCATGGTTCCGTGTGATGGGGTCAACCAACCTAAAGTTATCGATATGACATCATCAAGCAACAACAGTTTCGTTTCGATGTTCAACTGCATACCCATATAATTGTTTCGATAAAGGGACAAAGtaagccatttttcatgaatttgtttgatacgagatactacttatatggtttgaaatgttgaaaatgagGGGTGACCATGCAAATAtctgaccccggttttagacacgatacatgaaaccatcgcgaaaatgaatttaatggtcatgaccattaattcattttcgccatagtttcatttaattttttaaattattttattatttaatttaattaatgTTAATTattaaacaatataagtagtctcttgcatcaaacaaaattcatgaaaaatggccaactttgtcccttttacCTGTATCCATTGTATTTCACCATGTTACCACTTACAGACGCAGCCAAAGGAGATGATCGTGAGCAGTTTTTCAGAGGTCgggcaaatatgaaaataatcaatGTACGgggagaaaataaatttttactGAGGACAAGGTAGGGATTTTTTACAATGGAGAGGAAGATAATTCCTTGTATTTATACCTGAAAATAGGTAGTGGGAGGGAGCTGTTGTAGTCGATAGAACTAAAAATGTAACAGTTTCAGTGGTGGGGGATAATAGAGAGCTTGAACTGCTGTGGGATTGGGGAAGCGGACAGACCAGAGATACTGGGGAGCAGCTGACATTATAATTCTGCTAGTACAAGGGCACTTATGAACAGCTGCACTTTCCATCCCTCCCCTACCCCAAAATGGTAAGGTCAAGGTCGAAATATGTAAAACCCTTACATCAGCCTAAATAACATGTTTTGTAGAGATTTTGTAAAATCGACTGATTTTACCAGCTGACTGCACCTCATCAGGGTCGTATAGTAATATcacttttcaatacttttcttgGCCCATTGTACAGTGAAAGTAGCTGACCCTGATTTCTATTAAACTTTACGATAACGAAACCGGAGTGCAAACTGTAGATTATGATTATTTCATTGGAAGGCAATAAGCAATCTATTTATGATAACACAATAAGAGCTTTTTATATGTCTTTACAGTTTGAGTTTCAGTCGGAAATGACAGCtgagttttttacaaaattataaagTTATTGAATGTTTTTCACCTATCAAGTGTTAGAAGAATGGGTGCACCTCAATGTTATAACTAGAAACGTATTTTTACAGGGCATTAAAATAACTTTCAAAAAACCAGTCAAAAAAGCACACCAGCAGATTCAAATA from the Ptychodera flava strain L36383 chromosome 2, AS_Pfla_20210202, whole genome shotgun sequence genome contains:
- the LOC139121211 gene encoding LOW QUALITY PROTEIN: E3 ubiquitin-protein ligase TRIM33-like (The sequence of the model RefSeq protein was modified relative to this genomic sequence to represent the inferred CDS: inserted 2 bases in 1 codon), giving the protein MAGIGTESNVFYDLEEEHLTCQICLGRFKDARVLLCQHYYCRQCLIQLSKGEKTLKCPACRFECRLPGGGVLGLPKCLSVNAFVTFMEERSTTGEDGGLVCDGCDEKIAAIRCIICGANFCDGCGKFHAKMKATKGHKQMTISEYESAKSKGQEPDKLAAQCTVHTDGQKIYCSDCQVIVCLECSVFDHAQHSHVGLEVALQDAKSRIQSCLTDLKKKHEQAVESRNNIKCKTEMLQETLNNETKKIEDCSKILLQKVTEKFEAIKRQINTDKTNKLEYLQTQYAQIIPNMSSQLECTERDINQLSSVMSSLEDIMQQSPTIIIARQASVVSEVAKVKYSNIDTLSNIEFPKFQKDESFEKALEKVEVKHLSIGGFKSSSLQLRTQSDVGSAIADNKLQYESHGASNSRGNIDDCHTSETDDTTGEDDDSIDSPDQSQQAYVDIQTQKETICELLKTPLKRGDTWYLVDSRWFKQWKKYVGYDIWDMYGMGEQSSHPGPIDNSGLFKENSRDLKEHLIDELDYILVPEVGWKKLSSWYGKVSGQRPIARKVIEXGMFKGHCKVEVYLMEFTLCKHPILDVSVMRKFSKISTISEIEDKMRKIFKVSEDKETRMWNKYMSNTYELLGKKDNTVQDANLYQGQVLVLEEKNADGTWPKKPKSSAPYGYSSYYEVQSAGHLSKDS